Proteins from a genomic interval of Litorilinea aerophila:
- a CDS encoding alkaline phosphatase family protein codes for MDSPAKRVIVIGMDGASMEIVLNMMNWGHMPNLARLKDRGVYRPMIGVFPTLTPPGWTTTATGSWPGTHQVMDFNIRKLGGRLDETVWGINTGLSQSEYLWNTLERAGKKPILVKWEISWPPTVTRGVQVEGTGPGVSNHHQIAGYHLFVAGKWAPRPIGGQRDPETLDPSALQTVRDIDPVTIQDADGWTNLPDSLRPPKEVALPIRPLARGRDIMLRGREGVPRTLYGLIYATKEDGYDRLRICRSRDGADSVGELGVGQWTDWWLDTFTIDGEPVEGYVRMKLITLSPTGDTLELFVPQIWPREGYTQPAEVAQAIDEHVGNFLQNPARDALGVVDDDTYFELLDFHHQRLADVAEHLTADGSWDALFIETHASDYASHFFLGQAHEFSGADAATVQRCRDGLARTYKSIDDMIGRVAALADENTLIVVVSDHGGTPNQFQAIDIAQVLEETGFLVYREGPDGQREIDWSRTRAANVGLVHIFINLKGRDEGGIVEPEEYEETQRAIIAALHTYKDPETGRHPFALALSRRDAEMLNLWGDLVGDVVYALRPEFDGAHGKQLPTAVLGMGGQHCTFIMSGAGVRQGVALQRQVRAVDVAPTICYLLGIPMPKQVEGGVVYEALENPDWHLAR; via the coding sequence ATGGACAGCCCCGCCAAACGTGTCATCGTCATTGGGATGGACGGCGCCAGCATGGAAATTGTCCTCAACATGATGAACTGGGGACACATGCCCAACCTGGCTCGCCTGAAGGACCGCGGTGTCTACCGTCCCATGATCGGGGTATTCCCCACGTTGACGCCCCCTGGCTGGACCACCACGGCCACCGGCTCCTGGCCGGGCACCCACCAGGTGATGGATTTTAACATCCGTAAACTGGGCGGCAGACTGGACGAAACCGTTTGGGGGATCAATACGGGTCTCTCTCAATCCGAGTACCTCTGGAACACCCTGGAACGGGCCGGCAAGAAGCCCATCCTGGTCAAGTGGGAGATCTCATGGCCCCCAACAGTGACCCGAGGCGTTCAGGTGGAGGGAACCGGCCCAGGCGTCTCCAACCATCACCAGATCGCCGGTTACCACCTGTTTGTCGCCGGCAAATGGGCGCCCAGACCCATCGGCGGCCAACGAGATCCAGAAACCCTTGACCCCAGCGCCCTCCAAACCGTACGGGATATAGACCCTGTGACCATTCAAGATGCCGATGGCTGGACCAATCTACCCGATTCCCTCCGCCCCCCCAAGGAAGTGGCATTGCCCATCCGTCCTCTTGCCCGAGGCCGAGATATCATGCTCCGGGGCCGGGAAGGTGTCCCCCGAACCTTGTACGGACTAATTTATGCCACCAAGGAGGATGGCTACGACCGCCTTCGCATCTGCCGCAGCCGGGATGGCGCCGATAGCGTGGGCGAGTTAGGGGTCGGCCAGTGGACCGACTGGTGGCTCGATACGTTTACCATCGATGGTGAACCTGTCGAGGGATACGTACGCATGAAACTCATTACCCTCTCACCCACGGGGGATACACTTGAGCTTTTCGTCCCCCAGATCTGGCCCCGAGAAGGGTACACCCAGCCGGCAGAGGTCGCCCAAGCCATCGATGAACATGTGGGCAACTTCCTCCAAAACCCCGCCCGCGACGCCCTGGGCGTGGTCGACGACGATACCTACTTCGAGCTCCTGGATTTTCACCACCAACGCCTGGCCGATGTGGCAGAACATCTGACGGCAGATGGCTCCTGGGATGCCCTCTTCATTGAAACCCATGCTTCAGATTACGCCAGTCACTTCTTCTTGGGCCAGGCCCATGAATTCAGCGGCGCCGACGCGGCCACAGTCCAGCGCTGCCGCGATGGCCTGGCCCGCACCTACAAGTCCATCGACGACATGATCGGCCGAGTGGCCGCGCTGGCCGATGAAAACACCCTGATCGTCGTCGTCTCCGATCATGGAGGTACGCCCAATCAGTTTCAGGCCATCGACATTGCCCAGGTCCTGGAAGAGACCGGCTTCCTTGTCTACCGGGAAGGCCCAGATGGCCAGCGGGAGATCGACTGGAGCCGCACCCGGGCCGCCAATGTGGGTCTGGTTCACATCTTTATCAATCTGAAAGGGCGCGACGAAGGCGGTATTGTGGAACCGGAAGAGTACGAAGAAACCCAGCGTGCCATCATTGCGGCGCTCCATACCTACAAAGATCCTGAAACCGGACGGCATCCCTTTGCGCTGGCTCTGAGCAGGAGAGATGCCGAGATGCTGAACCTCTGGGGAGATCTGGTCGGAGACGTGGTGTACGCCCTGCGGCCCGAATTCGACGGCGCCCACGGCAAACAGCTCCCCACAGCCGTCCTGGGGATGGGTGGACAGCATTGCACCTTCATCATGTCAGGCGCCGGTGTCCGCCAGGGTGTAGCCCTGCAACGTCAGGTGCGTGCGGTGGATGTCGCGCCCACCATCTGCTACCTGCTGGGCATCCCCATGCCCAAACAGGTGGAAGGTGGCGTGGTCTACGAAGCCCTGGAGAATCCCGATTGGCACCTGGCCCGCTGA
- a CDS encoding pyridoxal-phosphate-dependent aminotransferase family protein, protein MQRYDIPLVPGPVSVPEAVRAAYQVDYGSADLEDEFFELYRACEEGLRQILATGNQIAILSGEGMLALWGALKSVVRPGDRVLAVATGVFGYGIGDMARQIGAEVETVGFGYDDVADPDQVREAARRFRPRLITAVHCETPSGTLNPLAEIGQICREVDALFYVDFVASAGGTPVWVDEWQIDLGLLGSQKVLSLMPDLAMVSVSERAWAAIEEVGYAGYDALQPWRRAVAERYLPYTHNWHALAGLRVAIDSLLNEGLEAAFERHATVAAVCRRRLQEMGVALWPRRESICAPTVTAARVPEGWSWPELDQALRRRGMAVGGSYGPLAGQVFRIGHMGSQADMALVERGMDVLAEVLAAGPAGG, encoded by the coding sequence ATGCAACGCTATGACATTCCACTGGTACCGGGGCCGGTCTCGGTGCCGGAAGCAGTGCGGGCTGCCTACCAGGTTGATTACGGCAGCGCGGATCTGGAGGACGAATTTTTCGAGTTGTACCGGGCTTGCGAGGAGGGGCTACGTCAGATCCTGGCCACGGGCAACCAGATTGCCATCCTCTCTGGGGAGGGGATGCTGGCCCTGTGGGGCGCGCTCAAGAGTGTGGTACGGCCGGGGGATCGGGTGCTGGCCGTGGCAACGGGGGTCTTCGGCTACGGCATCGGCGACATGGCCCGGCAGATCGGGGCCGAGGTGGAGACGGTGGGCTTTGGCTACGACGACGTCGCGGATCCGGACCAGGTGCGGGAGGCCGCGCGGCGCTTTCGACCCCGGCTGATCACCGCGGTCCACTGCGAGACGCCCAGCGGGACGCTGAATCCCCTGGCGGAGATTGGACAGATTTGCCGGGAGGTAGATGCCCTCTTCTACGTGGATTTCGTCGCCAGTGCCGGGGGGACGCCGGTGTGGGTGGACGAATGGCAGATCGACCTGGGGCTATTGGGCAGCCAGAAAGTGTTGAGCCTGATGCCGGACCTGGCCATGGTCTCCGTGAGCGAGCGGGCGTGGGCGGCCATCGAGGAGGTGGGCTATGCGGGCTATGATGCCCTGCAGCCGTGGCGGCGGGCGGTGGCCGAGCGGTACCTGCCCTACACCCACAACTGGCACGCCCTGGCCGGCCTTCGTGTAGCCATAGATAGCCTGCTCAATGAAGGATTAGAGGCCGCCTTTGAGCGGCATGCCACCGTGGCCGCGGTCTGTCGGCGGCGCCTGCAGGAGATGGGCGTGGCCCTCTGGCCCCGGCGGGAGTCCATCTGCGCGCCCACGGTTACCGCGGCTCGGGTGCCCGAAGGCTGGAGCTGGCCCGAACTGGACCAGGCCCTGCGCCGGCGGGGCATGGCCGTGGGAGGGAGCTATGGGCCCCTGGCCGGCCAGGTCTTCCGGATTGGACACATGGGTAGCCAGGCGGACATGGCCCTGGTAGAGCGGGGCATGGATGTCCTGGCGGAGGTACTGGCGGCCGGGCCAGCCGGGGGGTAG
- a CDS encoding PD-(D/E)XK nuclease family protein: protein MNQNIVPVIQSANKLFLSGPFGSGKTTLAIQRIQWLLRQERVRGDDILVLVPQRTLAQPYYQALRQAHIPPGPPVRVTTLAGLARASVELYWPLLAGEAGFADPRREPTFLDLETSQHHMARFIDAALEQGDFDGVRVERNRIISQVLDNLNKAALHGFSIDEAYDRLELAVPGGDQRTARLNALRAARRISHQFRQLCLEATLIDFSLQIVLFNRHVLTNPWSRTHLFRSHQHLIFDNVEEDTAAAHHLVQEWLPFLETALLISDSDGGYRFFLGADPQGAARLADHCPEQITLHESYVMSPALERLAGQVEQVLRGRRLAPTASAQGILQEEAESQAAGSAAPALLLPEEPLRFYPQMIGWVVKQIRHLVAEEGVPPGEIAMLAPFVSDALRFSLQQALGEAGIPSTTHRPSRALEDEPAARCLLTLAALAHPTWGIRPAPSDVTQALVLAVSRLDPVRGHLLSRIVYPERRARIDLGRFGDLVPEMQERITYTLGEAYDRLRDWIYAYRASGEILPLDQFFARLFGEVLSQPGFGFHEDHDAARVANQLVQSARNFRWAMEESAPDGLNPAEMGRDYLHLVESGALAALYVPGWREPEDAVFLAPAYTFLMRNRAVDVQFWLDIGSSGWWERLYQPLTHPYVLQPGWPAGRTWSDFDEYTTRQETLRRLLLGLIRRTRRQIYLSPSDYSESGFEQRGPLLNLVNRLLLQLRATEE, encoded by the coding sequence ATGAACCAGAATATTGTACCCGTCATCCAATCCGCCAACAAACTTTTCCTGAGCGGCCCCTTCGGAAGCGGCAAGACCACCCTGGCCATCCAGCGGATCCAGTGGCTGCTGCGCCAGGAGCGGGTCCGGGGCGACGACATCCTGGTGCTCGTCCCCCAGCGCACCCTGGCCCAGCCCTACTACCAGGCCCTTCGCCAGGCCCACATCCCCCCCGGCCCGCCAGTCCGGGTGACCACCCTGGCCGGCCTGGCCCGGGCTTCGGTGGAGCTCTACTGGCCCCTGCTGGCCGGTGAAGCCGGCTTTGCCGACCCCAGGCGGGAGCCCACCTTCCTGGATCTGGAGACCAGCCAGCACCACATGGCCCGTTTCATCGACGCGGCCCTCGAACAGGGCGACTTCGACGGCGTGCGGGTGGAGCGAAATCGCATCATCAGCCAGGTGCTGGACAACCTGAACAAGGCTGCGCTCCACGGCTTCTCCATCGACGAGGCCTACGACCGGCTGGAACTGGCTGTACCCGGGGGGGACCAGCGCACCGCCCGGCTGAACGCGCTGCGCGCGGCCCGGCGCATCAGCCACCAGTTCCGTCAGCTCTGCCTGGAGGCCACCCTTATTGACTTCAGCCTGCAGATCGTGCTCTTCAACCGTCACGTGCTGACCAACCCCTGGAGCCGGACCCACCTCTTCCGCAGCCACCAGCACCTCATCTTCGACAACGTGGAGGAGGACACCGCCGCCGCCCATCACCTGGTCCAGGAATGGCTGCCCTTCCTGGAGACCGCCCTGCTCATCTCCGACAGCGACGGCGGTTACCGCTTCTTCCTGGGCGCGGACCCCCAGGGCGCGGCCCGGCTGGCTGACCACTGCCCGGAGCAGATCACCCTGCACGAAAGCTATGTGATGTCCCCCGCGCTGGAGCGCCTGGCCGGGCAAGTGGAACAGGTCCTGCGGGGCCGCCGCCTGGCTCCCACAGCCAGCGCCCAGGGGATCCTCCAGGAAGAGGCGGAGTCGCAGGCTGCAGGCTCGGCCGCGCCCGCGCTGCTTCTACCCGAGGAGCCCCTGCGCTTCTACCCCCAGATGATCGGCTGGGTGGTGAAGCAGATCCGGCATCTGGTGGCAGAGGAAGGGGTGCCTCCCGGCGAGATCGCGATGCTGGCGCCCTTTGTCAGCGATGCCCTGCGCTTCAGCCTCCAACAGGCCCTGGGCGAGGCGGGCATCCCTTCCACCACCCACCGGCCCAGCCGAGCCCTGGAGGATGAACCGGCGGCCCGCTGCCTGCTCACCCTGGCCGCGCTGGCCCACCCCACCTGGGGGATCCGCCCCGCGCCGTCGGACGTGACCCAGGCCCTGGTGCTGGCCGTCTCTCGCCTGGATCCTGTGCGGGGACATTTGCTGAGCCGCATCGTCTACCCGGAACGGCGGGCGCGTATCGATCTGGGACGTTTTGGGGATCTGGTGCCGGAGATGCAGGAGCGGATCACCTACACCCTGGGCGAGGCGTACGACCGCCTGCGGGACTGGATCTACGCCTACCGGGCTTCGGGCGAGATCCTGCCCCTGGACCAGTTCTTCGCCCGCCTCTTCGGCGAGGTACTGAGCCAGCCGGGTTTCGGCTTCCACGAAGACCATGACGCGGCCCGGGTGGCCAATCAGCTGGTGCAGTCGGCCCGCAACTTCCGCTGGGCCATGGAGGAAAGCGCGCCCGATGGGCTGAACCCGGCCGAGATGGGGCGGGATTACCTGCACCTGGTGGAAAGCGGCGCCCTGGCCGCGCTCTACGTGCCGGGCTGGCGGGAGCCGGAGGATGCCGTCTTCCTGGCGCCGGCCTACACCTTTCTCATGCGCAACCGCGCGGTAGATGTCCAGTTCTGGCTGGATATCGGCTCCAGTGGATGGTGGGAACGGCTCTACCAGCCCCTGACCCACCCCTATGTGCTGCAGCCCGGCTGGCCCGCGGGCCGGACCTGGAGCGATTTCGACGAGTACACCACCCGACAGGAGACCCTGCGCCGCCTGTTGCTGGGGCTCATCCGGCGTACCCGGCGGCAGATCTACCTGAGCCCCAGCGACTACAGTGAAAGTGGCTTCGAACAGCGGGGCCCTCTCCTGAATCTGGTCAACCGCCTCCTGCTCCAGCTACGGGCCACGGAGGAATGA
- a CDS encoding ABC transporter ATP-binding protein: MLELQLRKRLEHFTLNLALTVPAGITALFGRSGAGKSMTLACVAGLTRPDAGRIVLHDRVLLDTAQGICLPPQRRHVGYVMQDYLLFPHLSVAQNIAFGLVGHSRAEKEAIVRQALAQVGLAGFENRRPQELSGGQQQRVALARALVTRPRVLLLDEPFSALDSPTRAALRRDLVRLRAELDIPVLLVTHDLAEAYLLADQMAVMEAGRLLQVASPETVINQPASRRVAELTGGTNFFTGRVVAHQDGQSLLQVGQLHLLTPPVSAPLGKQVSLSIRAERIMLLRKDVDVGHRLNRFRGQIVDELSDGMTCTLFLRLEGPARLQEGVYDLEIRLPVHIYERLGIARDRVWEVSIQPEAIFVFADEVGDPTASSPSPSPAPPLRARTASHKSFRGA, translated from the coding sequence ATGCTGGAACTGCAGCTGCGCAAACGCCTGGAGCACTTCACCCTGAACCTGGCGCTGACGGTGCCGGCGGGCATCACGGCCCTCTTCGGTCGCTCTGGCGCGGGCAAGAGCATGACCCTGGCCTGTGTGGCCGGCCTGACCCGGCCCGACGCCGGCCGTATTGTGCTCCATGACCGGGTGCTGTTGGACACGGCGCAGGGGATCTGCCTGCCGCCCCAGCGCCGCCACGTAGGCTACGTGATGCAGGATTACCTGCTCTTTCCCCACCTTTCCGTAGCCCAAAACATCGCCTTTGGCCTGGTTGGCCATTCCCGGGCCGAGAAGGAAGCCATCGTGCGGCAGGCGCTGGCCCAGGTGGGCCTGGCCGGGTTTGAAAACCGACGCCCCCAGGAGCTCAGCGGCGGTCAGCAGCAGCGGGTCGCCCTGGCCCGGGCCCTGGTCACCCGGCCCCGGGTCCTGCTGCTGGATGAGCCCTTCTCGGCCCTGGACAGCCCCACCCGGGCGGCCCTGCGCCGGGACCTGGTGCGCCTGCGGGCCGAACTGGACATCCCGGTGCTGCTGGTCACCCACGACCTGGCCGAGGCATACCTGCTGGCCGACCAGATGGCGGTCATGGAGGCCGGACGCCTGCTCCAGGTGGCGTCGCCGGAGACGGTTATCAACCAACCGGCCAGCCGCCGGGTGGCCGAGCTGACCGGAGGGACCAACTTCTTCACCGGCAGGGTGGTGGCGCATCAGGATGGGCAGAGCCTGCTCCAGGTGGGCCAGCTGCATCTGCTCACCCCACCCGTTTCCGCCCCCCTGGGGAAGCAGGTCAGCCTGTCCATCCGGGCCGAGCGCATCATGCTCCTGCGCAAGGATGTGGACGTGGGCCATCGGCTCAACCGCTTCCGCGGACAGATCGTGGACGAGCTGAGCGACGGCATGACCTGTACCCTGTTCCTGCGGCTGGAAGGTCCGGCGCGCCTCCAGGAAGGAGTCTACGACCTGGAGATCCGGCTGCCCGTCCATATCTACGAGCGGTTGGGCATTGCCCGGGACAGGGTGTGGGAGGTGAGCATTCAGCCTGAGGCCATCTTTGTCTTTGCCGACGAGGTCGGGGATCCCACGGCCTCCTCTCCCTCCCCTTCCCCGGCGCCACCCCTTCGGGCCCGGACTGCTTCTCACAAAAGTTTTAGGGGCGCTTAA
- the modB gene encoding molybdate ABC transporter permease subunit, which yields MATVDWFPLWLSLRVATLATALVLAAGIPLAWLLARRDFPGKALLGEITSLPLVLPPTVLGYYLLVLLGNQSPLGRALAAMGWPLVFSWRGAVVAAAVASFPLLVQTARAGFESVDARLEDVARTLGRSNWAIFWRVTLPLAWRSILAGGALSFARALGDFGATLMVAGNIPGRTQTLSIYIYDLVQANRQVEANWMVAVMTVVSLALLMGARRLAGRALR from the coding sequence ATGGCGACGGTGGACTGGTTCCCCCTGTGGCTCTCCCTGCGGGTGGCCACCCTGGCCACGGCCCTGGTGCTGGCGGCCGGTATCCCCCTGGCCTGGTTGCTGGCCCGGCGGGACTTTCCGGGCAAGGCCCTCCTGGGGGAGATCACTTCCCTGCCCCTGGTCTTGCCGCCCACGGTGCTGGGCTACTACCTCCTGGTGCTGCTGGGCAACCAGAGCCCCCTGGGCCGCGCCCTGGCGGCCATGGGCTGGCCCCTGGTCTTCAGCTGGCGGGGCGCGGTGGTGGCCGCCGCGGTGGCCTCCTTCCCCCTCCTGGTGCAGACGGCCCGGGCCGGCTTTGAAAGCGTGGACGCCCGACTGGAGGACGTGGCCCGCACCCTGGGCCGCTCCAACTGGGCCATCTTCTGGCGGGTGACCCTCCCCCTGGCCTGGCGCAGCATCCTGGCCGGGGGCGCGCTCAGCTTCGCCCGGGCCCTGGGCGACTTCGGCGCCACCCTCATGGTGGCCGGCAACATCCCCGGGCGCACCCAGACCCTCTCCATCTACATCTACGACCTGGTCCAGGCCAACCGACAGGTGGAGGCCAACTGGATGGTGGCAGTGATGACGGTGGTCTCCCTGGCCCTGCTCATGGGGGCCCGGCGGCTGGCTGGCCGGGCGTTGCGGTGA
- the modA gene encoding molybdate ABC transporter substrate-binding protein, producing the protein MRRPPIVALLLAFSLVWLLSACAGVSAGQDLPAVAPAASPPAGDELLVAAAADLQFAFTELGERFQAETGQPVTFVFGSTGNLTAQIENGAPFDILAAANVAYIDRLDAQGLILPETRQLYAQGRIVLAVNREAGVEATTLTDLLDPAISRVAIANPAHAPYGVAAQEALQSAGLWEALQPKLVLGENVRQALQFIQTGDAQAGIVALSIAQVPEVTYTLLPAELHNPLNQALAVIKSSRHPEAARAFIEFVNGPVGRPVMKKYGFLLPGEF; encoded by the coding sequence ATGAGACGGCCCCCCATCGTGGCCCTTCTGCTGGCTTTCAGTCTTGTATGGCTCTTAAGCGCCTGTGCCGGGGTTTCCGCCGGGCAGGATCTGCCCGCCGTCGCCCCAGCCGCTTCGCCCCCGGCCGGGGACGAGCTGCTGGTGGCCGCCGCGGCCGACCTCCAGTTCGCCTTCACCGAACTGGGCGAACGCTTCCAGGCCGAGACCGGCCAGCCGGTAACCTTCGTCTTCGGCTCCACCGGTAACCTCACCGCCCAGATCGAAAATGGCGCGCCCTTCGACATCCTGGCCGCGGCCAACGTGGCCTACATCGACCGGCTGGACGCCCAGGGCCTCATCCTGCCGGAGACCCGGCAGCTCTACGCCCAGGGACGCATCGTGCTGGCCGTAAACCGGGAAGCCGGCGTGGAGGCCACCACCCTGACGGATCTGCTGGATCCGGCCATCAGCCGGGTCGCCATCGCCAACCCCGCCCACGCGCCCTACGGCGTCGCCGCGCAGGAGGCCCTCCAGTCGGCCGGGCTGTGGGAAGCCCTTCAGCCGAAGCTGGTCCTGGGCGAAAATGTGCGCCAGGCCCTCCAGTTCATCCAGACCGGAGACGCCCAGGCCGGCATCGTGGCCCTCTCCATCGCCCAGGTGCCGGAGGTCACCTACACCCTGCTGCCGGCAGAGCTCCACAACCCCCTCAACCAGGCCCTGGCCGTGATCAAGTCCAGCCGCCATCCGGAGGCGGCCCGGGCCTTCATTGAGTTTGTCAATGGGCCCGTGGGACGGCCGGTGATGAAAAAGTACGGTTTCCTGCTGCCCGGGGAGTTCTGA